GCCGCTGCTCGCGGTGACGGCGACGCCCGGGTGGTTGAAGTAGGCGCTGTCGTACGTCGACTCGTCGGAGCCCTCGCCGCCTCCGTAGCTGTTGGAGACGAACTTGGCGCCCTGGGCGACGGCCTGGTTCACGGCCGCGCCCAGGTTCTCCATGTAGTTGTCGTCCGCCTCCACGAGCAGGATGTGGCAGTTGGGGCAGGTGGCCGACACCATCTGGATGTCGAGCGCGATCTCCGCGCCCCATCCGGCGTCGGCGACGGGGTAGTCGGTGCCGCCGCGCTGGTCGATCTTCTTGAAGCAGCCGTTGGCGGTGGTGCAGGCGGAGAGCCCGTACTGGGTGCGGTACGTGGCCAGTTCGGCCTCGGCATCGGGGTTGTCGAAGGCGTCGACGATGGCGACGGTCTGGCCGCCGCCGTTGGTCGAGGACGGCAGGCTGTACGCGCTCTGCAGGGACGACGGGCCGAAGCCGGCCGGGTCGGCCGACGGGTCGGCCTCCTGCGCCGCCTTCAGCTGCGCCTTCGTCTGCTTGACGTCATCGCGGATCTGGGTGAGACAGCCTGCGGTCCCGGCCTTCTGCGCGACGGCGCAGGCGCGGTGCGAGGGGTGGTCGCCGACGTCCTTGGCGCTGGTCGCATTGGTGGTGGTCGGGTCGGGGGTCTTGCTCGCCGAGGCTGCGGCGGCGGGTGTGGCGGCGGTGGCCGCCTGCGCGGGGTACTGAAGGGACAGTACGGCCAGTGCCGCCACGGCGCCGGACGCGATGAAGCGTGCTGCCACGCCGGGGGATCTCTTGCGTCTCATGGATCTCAACAGCCGTTCTCCTTGTGGGAGTTGAATGGATGGTGAGGTTGGTTCCGACTCGCCCCAAAGGTCCCGGGCGCACGGGGTGCGTACAGAAGTGGAGACTGCGTGCCCGGTACATGTGACGGGTGTGGAGATCCTTGCATCGAGAGAGGTGTGTGTGGCGGTGATGTTTGACAGGTTCAGGACATGCGCCCGATCCGGACACGGGCGGTGTGGGCCTCCGCGAGCAGGAGGTAGCTGCTGGCCGTCCAGGTGTACGCGCGGTCCCGCAGGCCCGTTCCGGTCAGGGCGTCGAAGTTCTCGGCGAAGCCGTGGGCCTCGCACAGGGCGCGGAAGCGGGCGCTGATCTCGTCCGCCAGGCGGTGGTGGCCCGCGCGGCGCAGGCCGTCCTCGACGAGGACCGTGGCGGGGGCCCAGATCGGGCCGCGCCAGTAGCCGTCGGCGGCGTAGTGCGGGGAGGCCGGCACCTCGGTGGCCAGGCCGTACGGGGTCAGGTGTGTCTCGATACGGTCGGCCAGTGCGCTGCTGATCTCCTCGGGCAGGTGCTCGCCCAGCGCGATGGGCATCAGATCGAGGAGGCTGTCGCTGTGCCAGGTGTTCCCGGTGGCGACCCCTCGGGCCACGAAGCGGTTGCCGCGCCAGAGCTCGTCGATCATCGCCGACTGGGTTTCCTCGGCGGACCGTGTCCATCGGGCGGCCTCGTCCGGCCTGTTCAACTGCACTGCCAGGTCTGCGAGTTCATGCATCTGCAGGGCGAGGAAGGCCGCCAGGTCCGCGGTGACGACCACCCGTTCGGGGTCGAAGGTGGTGGCGTTGTCCCAGCCGCTGTCGTTGCCGTGCTGGTAGTGGGGCAGTGCGGCGCCCGGGGCGCGCCGTGCGGTGAGCCAGAACTCCGTCCAGCGGGTCAGCCTGTCGTACGTCTCGGAGAGGGCCGCGTCGTCGAGGGGCGCGGGCAGGCGCCGGCGGAGGTGGCCCAGGGCCCAGCCGTGGATGGGGGGTTTGACGAAGTTGTGGAGGATCTCGGAGTGGGTGACCGAGTCGGGGAGTGCTCCGGCCTCGTCCTGGTGATCGAAGGGCAGGTGGAACTGGTCCCACGCCAGGTCCGGGCAACCGGGCGCCAGGGCAAGGGCGTTGAAGCAGTGGTCCCAGCTCCAGACCTTGTCCATCCAGTGCTTGGACATCAGGACGGCGGGGCGCGTGACCAGGCCCTTCGGGCGTACGGTCGCCGACTGCACGACGTAGGCGGCGAGCTCGGCCGCGGGGGTCGCGGAGGAGCGCCAGGGGGCCGCCGTGTCGGCGAAGTCCGCGAAGGTGTTCTGTGCGGTCTCGACGATCTTGGTGAAGGTCGTCGTGGTGGTGTACGCGGGGCGGGCCGTGTCCAGCTCCTCGATCGCCAACTCCCAGGTTCCATCGGTGGGTTCGGAGGCGTCGACGGTGAGGCTGCGCTCGTTTTCGCCCAGGGCCTGGGTGCCCCGGGTTTCCGTCACCGTGCCCGACAGCAGGGTGACGCGGTAGCGGCAGCCCGTCTCGTACGAGGTGAACACGTGCGCGCCGGCGGCCGCGTCGTGGAAGAAGTACGTGCCGCTGAAGGGGGTGAGCGTGCGGGCCGCCGCGCTGATGCGCAGGCTGCCCGTGCCGCGCAGCCGGATCGTGTCCGGTGACGCGTAGGCGAGGTCGATGCGGCCGGTCGGGGCGAACCAGGTCAGCAGGGCCGGTGTCGCCTCGATGCGGGTCTCGTCGGCCTGAGGGACGAGGCGCAGTACGCCGTGCATGCCGTTCTGGTGCGAGACGAGGTGGAGGTCCTCGGCCCGGGTCTTCTCCGCCACCACGGGGGAGATGTTGAACCAGGAGCCATGGGTGCTGAACGGGATGTCATGGAGGGAGAAGGCCGGGCCGGAGTGGTCGGCGGTCGTCAAGTGGCTCTCGTTTCCTGGGTGTTGAGGAGGGGTGGTCAGTCCTTGACCGCGCCGGCGGTCACGCCGGCGGCGACGTAGCGCTGGGCGAGGACGAGGATGACCGCGGCGGGGAGTGAGGCCACGACCGCGGTGGCCATGATGGCGTTCCACTCCTGGTTGTTGTTGCCGATGTAGTGGTAGATGCCGAGCGTGATCGGCTCGTGCGCACCGCCGTTGACCAGCGTGCTGGCGAAGATGAAGTCGGACCAGGACCACAGGAAAGCGAAGAGCGAGACGGTGACGACCGCGTTGCGGCTGATCGGCATGACGATCGACCAGAAGGTGCGGAAGGGGCCCGCACCGTCCGTCTTCGCCGCCTGGAGCAGTTCGCCGGGGATCCCGGACATGAACGCGGTGAAGATCAGCACCGCGAACGGGACGGCCAGGGTGGAGTCCGCGACGATCAGGCCGGGCACGGACTGCAGCATGCCCAGGCTGAGGTAGATGGCGTAGAAGCCCATCGCCATGATGATGCCGGGGATCATCTGCGCGGCCAGCAGAACGAAGCTGAGGACTCCACCGCCGCGCGGGCGGAGCTTGGCGAGCGCGAATCCCGCGGGTGCGGACAGGACCAGGGTCAGGGCGACGGTGCCCAGGCCGATGACGAAACTGGTGGAGAGGTAAGGGAGTTGCTCGTCGAGCACGGTCCGGTATCCGGTCAGGGTGCCGTGCAGAGGGAACAGGTCCGGTGGGCTCTTGCGCATGTCCTGGTCGCGGGTGAAGGAGACGTTCACCATCCAGTAGACGGGGAACAGCATGATCCCCGTCAGCAGGACACCGACCGCGGTCTTTCCCCAGTGACGCTTTCCGCTTCGAGTCATGACAGCTCCTGCCTGCGCTGCACGCGGAGGTAGATCAGGCCGAAGACCAGCGCGGCGACGACGAGGAGGTTGCCGACGGCCGCCCCCGGGCCGAAGGCGGGCAGCAGATTGCCGAAGCCGAGCTGGTACGACCAGGTGGCGAAGGTCGTGGACGATTCCGCGGGGCCGCCTTTCGTCATGATCCAGATGATGTCGAAGACCTTGAGCGTGTAGACGAGCCCGAGGAGCAGGGTGATCGCGGACACCGGGCGCAGGAGCGGGAAGGTGATGCTCCAGAAGCGGCGCCAGGGGCCCGCGCCGTCGAGGGAGGCCGCCTCGTACAGGACCGCCGGGATCGACTGCAGGCCGCTGTAGAGCACGACCAGGTTGAACGGGACGCCGATCCAGATGTTCGCGATGATCACCGAGGTCAGCGACCAGGTGGGCGCCGTCAGCCAGTTGACCGGGTCGATGCCCGCCGCGTGCAGGGCCGCGTTGACGATGCCCGAGTCGCTGTTGA
The sequence above is drawn from the Streptomyces sp. NBC_01465 genome and encodes:
- a CDS encoding amylo-alpha-1,6-glucosidase, whose protein sequence is MTTADHSGPAFSLHDIPFSTHGSWFNISPVVAEKTRAEDLHLVSHQNGMHGVLRLVPQADETRIEATPALLTWFAPTGRIDLAYASPDTIRLRGTGSLRISAAARTLTPFSGTYFFHDAAAGAHVFTSYETGCRYRVTLLSGTVTETRGTQALGENERSLTVDASEPTDGTWELAIEELDTARPAYTTTTTFTKIVETAQNTFADFADTAAPWRSSATPAAELAAYVVQSATVRPKGLVTRPAVLMSKHWMDKVWSWDHCFNALALAPGCPDLAWDQFHLPFDHQDEAGALPDSVTHSEILHNFVKPPIHGWALGHLRRRLPAPLDDAALSETYDRLTRWTEFWLTARRAPGAALPHYQHGNDSGWDNATTFDPERVVVTADLAAFLALQMHELADLAVQLNRPDEAARWTRSAEETQSAMIDELWRGNRFVARGVATGNTWHSDSLLDLMPIALGEHLPEEISSALADRIETHLTPYGLATEVPASPHYAADGYWRGPIWAPATVLVEDGLRRAGHHRLADEISARFRALCEAHGFAENFDALTGTGLRDRAYTWTASSYLLLAEAHTARVRIGRMS
- a CDS encoding carbohydrate ABC transporter permease, coding for MSRTTDAPLPRRSGAPPAAPPRARRRPGSQQLAAWAFLTPVTLYLVLFYAYPLYRNLDLSLRNYTVRSFVQGNAPFTGLANYRTVFDDPTFAPALLHTVVFTAVCLIFQYAIGLALAVFFTQHFRLSATLRALFLVPWLLPLIVSASTWSWMLNSDSGIVNAALHAAGIDPVNWLTAPTWSLTSVIIANIWIGVPFNLVVLYSGLQSIPAVLYEAASLDGAGPWRRFWSITFPLLRPVSAITLLLGLVYTLKVFDIIWIMTKGGPAESSTTFATWSYQLGFGNLLPAFGPGAAVGNLLVVAALVFGLIYLRVQRRQELS
- a CDS encoding carbohydrate ABC transporter permease, translated to MTRSGKRHWGKTAVGVLLTGIMLFPVYWMVNVSFTRDQDMRKSPPDLFPLHGTLTGYRTVLDEQLPYLSTSFVIGLGTVALTLVLSAPAGFALAKLRPRGGGVLSFVLLAAQMIPGIIMAMGFYAIYLSLGMLQSVPGLIVADSTLAVPFAVLIFTAFMSGIPGELLQAAKTDGAGPFRTFWSIVMPISRNAVVTVSLFAFLWSWSDFIFASTLVNGGAHEPITLGIYHYIGNNNQEWNAIMATAVVASLPAAVILVLAQRYVAAGVTAGAVKD